A DNA window from Micromonospora inyonensis contains the following coding sequences:
- the mihF gene encoding integration host factor, actinobacterial type — protein MPLPSLTPEQRAAALEKAAEIRKARAELKEQLKQGKTTLASVLERAESDDVVGKLKVSAVLQAMPGIGKIRANQIMEKLKIADSRRLRGLGDQQRKALLGEFAGN, from the coding sequence GTGCCGCTCCCGTCACTTACCCCTGAGCAGCGCGCGGCCGCGCTGGAGAAGGCCGCGGAGATCCGCAAGGCCCGTGCTGAGCTGAAGGAGCAGCTCAAGCAGGGCAAGACCACCCTCGCCTCCGTCCTCGAGCGGGCCGAGTCCGACGACGTCGTGGGCAAGCTGAAGGTCTCGGCCGTCCTCCAGGCCATGCCGGGCATCGGCAAGATCCGGGCGAACCAGATCATGGAGAAGCTCAAGATCGCCGACAGCCGCCGGCTGCGTGGCCTCGGTGACCAGCAGCGCAAGGCTCTGCTTGGAGAGTTCGCCGGGAACTGA
- the pyrF gene encoding orotidine-5'-phosphate decarboxylase, which produces MESFGARLHRAMRERGPLCVGIDPHPGLLARWGLPDDVSGLDRFTRTVTEALGDRVAVVKPQSAFFERYGSRGVAVLESTIRQLREAGALVLLDVKRGDIGSTVAAYADAYLNPSSPLYVDAMTASPYLGVGSLAPMFDTAARHGGGVFVLALTSNPEGSAVQRARGADGRTVAQAVVDEISQLNAGAEPLGSIGLVVGATVGDTGHDLSRVGGPLLAPGLGAQGGTAADLRTVFGSALSAVLPSYSRQVLSAGPDPDALRAATEQVLTDCRRVLDAAKLTDGSVTTG; this is translated from the coding sequence ATGGAGAGTTTCGGAGCCCGGCTGCACCGGGCGATGCGGGAACGCGGGCCGCTCTGTGTGGGAATCGACCCGCACCCGGGCCTGCTGGCCCGCTGGGGCCTGCCGGACGACGTCTCGGGCCTTGACCGGTTCACCCGGACCGTCACGGAAGCCCTCGGTGACCGGGTTGCGGTGGTCAAGCCCCAGTCGGCCTTCTTCGAGCGGTACGGCTCCCGGGGCGTGGCCGTGCTTGAGTCAACTATCCGACAGTTGCGGGAAGCCGGCGCGCTCGTTCTTCTCGACGTCAAGCGTGGCGACATCGGGTCGACCGTCGCCGCGTACGCCGACGCGTACCTCAATCCATCCAGTCCGCTGTATGTCGATGCGATGACGGCGAGCCCCTACCTGGGAGTAGGTTCGCTGGCCCCGATGTTCGACACGGCGGCCCGGCACGGCGGCGGCGTCTTCGTGCTGGCGCTGACCTCCAACCCGGAGGGCAGTGCGGTGCAGCGCGCGCGGGGCGCTGACGGGCGAACCGTCGCGCAGGCTGTCGTCGATGAGATTTCCCAGCTCAACGCCGGTGCGGAGCCGCTCGGCAGCATCGGTCTGGTGGTCGGGGCGACGGTCGGCGACACCGGTCACGACCTCTCCCGGGTGGGCGGACCGCTGCTCGCTCCGGGGCTCGGCGCGCAGGGCGGCACGGCGGCGGATCTGCGTACCGTCTTCGGTTCCGCACTCTCTGCGGTGCTTCCGTCGTACTCCCGTCAGGTGCTCTCCGCCGGTCCCGATCCGGACGCTCTGCGGGCGGCGACCGAACAGGTTCTGACCGACTGTCGACGGGTCCTGGACGCGGCGAAACTGACTGACGGGTCGGTCACCACGGGGTGA